The following coding sequences lie in one Arachis stenosperma cultivar V10309 chromosome 5, arast.V10309.gnm1.PFL2, whole genome shotgun sequence genomic window:
- the LOC130979132 gene encoding EPIDERMAL PATTERNING FACTOR-like protein 2: protein MGCDHSGQRLSFLRFSLLFLIVSSWCHHGFVAEGRKSLKQKDSQQVVSEDDKMMMRAQIGSRPPRCEKRCRSCEHCEAIQVPTNPQAKNNSKLKTIAYASGEDNSNYKPMSWKCKCGNLIFNP from the exons ATGGGGTGTGATCATTCTGGTCAAAGACTAAGCTTTCTTaggttctctcttctctttctcatAGTTTCAAGCTGGTGCCACCATGGATTTGTTGCTGAAg GAAGAAAGAGTCTAAAACAGAAGGATTCTCAACAGGTAGTGAGTGAAGATGATAAGATGATGATGAGAGCACAGATAGGGTCAAGGCCACCAAGGTGTGAGAAAAGGTGCAGGTCATGTGAACACTGTGAGGCTATTCAGGTTCCTACAAATCCACAAGCTAAGAATAATTCAAAGCTTAAAACAATTGCTTATGCAAGTGGTGAAGACAATTCCAACTACAAGCCCATGAGTTGGAAGTGCAAATGTGGCAACCTCATTTTCAACCCCTGA
- the LOC130982179 gene encoding probable xyloglucan endotransglucosylase/hydrolase protein 6 has product MYMAFFKNPLFLLSLWALVLSGVSVWGKPVTFLQDFRVTWSDSHIRQIDNQGTAIQLILDRNSGCGFASKSRYMFGRISMKIKLIAGDSAGTVTAFYMSSDTDAIRDELDFEFLGNRSGQPYTVQTNIYAHGKGGREQRVNLWFDPSAQFHTYTILWNHHHIVFYVDEFPIRVYKNDVAKGVAYPRMQGMGVYSTLWEADNWATRGGLEKIDWRKAPFYAYYKDFDIEGCQLPGPTDCASNASNWWEGAAYQALTPTQARLYRWVRVNHIIYDYCQDKPRFPLGPPPECLS; this is encoded by the exons atgtacaTGGCATTCTTTAAAAAccctttatttttattatcattatggGCTCTCGTATTATCTGGTGTGTCTGTTTGGGGAAAACCAGTTACATTCCTTCAAGACTTTAGAGTTACATGGTCTGATTCCCACATCAGGCAAATTGATAATCAAGGCACCGCCATACAACTCATTCTAGACCGAAATTCTG GATGCGGATTTGCTTCAAAGAGTAGGTACATGTTTGGGCGTATTAGCATGAAGATTAAGCTCATTGCCGGAGACTCTGCTGGGACTGTGACGGCATTTTAT ATGAGCTCGGACACGGACGCTATAAGGGACGAGCTTGACTTTGAGTTCTTGGGAAACCGTAGTGGTCAACCATACACTGTTCAGACTAACATCTATGCCCACGGCAAAGGGGGTAGAGAACAAAGGGTCAACCTCTGGTTTGATCCTTCCGCCCAATTCCACACTTACACTATTCTCTGGAACCACCACCACATTGT GTTCTACGTTGATGAGTTTCCGATAAGAGTGTACAAGAACGACGTGGCAAAGGGAGTGGCATACCCAAGAATGCAAGGAATGGGAGTGTACTCAACGCTGTGGGAAGCAGATAACTGGGCAACAAGGGGAGGCTTGGAGAAAATTGATTGGAGGAAAGCACCCTTCTATGCATACTACAAGGACTTCGACATTGAAGGCTGCCAACTCCCAGGGCCCACCGATTGTGCCTCCAACGCAAGTAACTGGTGGGAGGGTGCTGCTTACCAGGCCCTTACTCCCACTCAAGCCCGCTTGTACAGGTGGGTTCGCGTCAACCACATTATCTATGATTATTGCCAAGACAAGCCACGATTCCCACTCGGCCCACCACCCGAGTGCCTTTCCTAG